One part of the Methylobacterium mesophilicum SR1.6/6 genome encodes these proteins:
- a CDS encoding efflux RND transporter permease subunit, which translates to MGLVLYALKFRITTYVLAVLMMLGGVGAIIVTPKDVLPVVDIPVVVVVWTYTGLSAPEMEQRVTTYAEYGISNNVNNIRRMESTTLQGTAVQRIYFDPSVSLDLAIAQVVSSTNSIRAVMPPGTQPPVIVRYSASSVPVIQLALTSAKQSLNEVYDYAQYRIRQTLAQVPGSTLPSPFGGAPRQIMVDLDLNALQALGLTPLDVTNAMTAQNLTVPSGLAKIGEQQYPVQLNATPPSIETLNTAPIKVVAGQPVLVRDVAYVRDGGPPQVNVVSADGQQAVLMQIIKNGTASTLNVVNNVKAAMPTIRAAAPDGLSIKQLFDQSVFVSNAIEGVLHEALTAAALTGLAILLFLGSWRSTIIVLISIPLCVMTSLAVLAALGETINVMTLGGLALAVGILVDDATVAIENTYRLFEEGEEFRESVVHGAAGIAKPALISTLAICAAFTAVFALTDTPKYLFTPQALAVVFAMLTSYLLSRTLVPLLIDVIVAPEYRQKHAKDRSEHEPPRRGRIARAVGLIGAPVMRLAGRIHGAFERGFARFHRSYVGLLHAVLRHRIVTLGVAGFVLGMTGVLFTFVGQDYFPQIEASQMTMHLRTRTGMRIETARQVFAEVEDTVREVIPPGEVDQILQNLGLPSNNYNFAFSDGSFVSYNDGQMLISLKEGHGSAAGYTKRLRAVLMKRFPDMVVYFQPADMITQILNFGVITPIDVQVSGRHKEKDLEVAQRIVQRLKHTKGLVDVHLQQIVNEPQFYVDVDRRLASELGLTEQQVAQNMNISLSGSYQVTPNFWPDPKTGIPYQLWVQTPEYRNSSLNDLRNTPMFVRAAATSGSGPGVLTLLSSLADLRRTPTQTMISHVNIQPTFDIYAAVQDRDLGSVARDIDAIVQDEQKNLEAPDKIAVRGQIENMRSAFFRLEIGLGIALIAVYLLMAVNYQSWGDPFVVIAALPMAFCGITFALFVTGTTFSIPSIFGAIMSVGIASANSILLVTFAKEHREETGCGALEAAITAGETRLRPVLMTASAMFLGLIPMALGTGEGGEQNAALARAVMGGIAFATPATLLLVPFLYVLMRGGTAQPVQDYLEPEGQPAAG; encoded by the coding sequence ATGGGCCTCGTCCTCTACGCGCTCAAGTTCCGGATCACGACCTACGTGCTCGCCGTGCTGATGATGCTCGGCGGCGTCGGCGCCATCATCGTCACGCCGAAGGACGTGCTGCCGGTCGTCGACATCCCGGTCGTCGTGGTGGTCTGGACCTATACCGGCCTGTCCGCGCCGGAGATGGAACAGCGCGTCACGACCTATGCCGAGTACGGCATCTCCAACAACGTCAACAACATCCGCCGCATGGAGTCGACGACGCTCCAGGGCACGGCGGTCCAGCGGATCTACTTCGACCCCTCGGTCAGCCTCGATCTCGCCATCGCCCAGGTGGTCTCCTCCACCAACTCGATCCGCGCCGTGATGCCCCCCGGGACGCAGCCGCCGGTGATCGTGCGCTACTCGGCCTCCTCGGTGCCGGTGATCCAGCTCGCCCTGACCTCCGCCAAGCAGAGCCTCAACGAGGTCTACGACTACGCCCAGTACCGGATCCGCCAGACGCTCGCGCAGGTGCCGGGCTCGACCCTGCCGTCGCCCTTCGGCGGCGCGCCCCGGCAGATCATGGTCGATCTCGACCTCAACGCCCTGCAGGCGCTCGGCCTGACGCCGCTCGACGTCACCAACGCCATGACGGCCCAGAACCTGACGGTGCCGTCCGGCCTCGCCAAGATCGGCGAGCAGCAATACCCGGTCCAGCTCAACGCCACGCCGCCCTCGATCGAGACCCTCAACACCGCGCCCATCAAGGTGGTGGCCGGCCAGCCCGTGCTGGTGCGCGACGTGGCCTATGTCCGCGACGGTGGCCCGCCGCAGGTCAACGTGGTCAGCGCCGACGGCCAGCAGGCCGTGCTGATGCAGATCATCAAGAACGGCACCGCCTCGACGCTGAACGTCGTCAACAACGTCAAGGCGGCGATGCCGACGATCCGCGCGGCGGCGCCCGACGGGTTGTCGATCAAGCAGCTGTTCGACCAGTCGGTCTTCGTCTCGAACGCCATCGAGGGCGTGCTGCACGAGGCGCTGACCGCGGCGGCCCTGACGGGCCTCGCCATCCTGCTGTTCCTCGGCTCCTGGCGCTCGACGATCATCGTGCTGATCTCGATCCCGCTCTGCGTGATGACCTCGCTCGCTGTGCTGGCGGCGCTCGGCGAGACCATCAACGTGATGACGCTCGGCGGGCTGGCGCTCGCGGTCGGCATCCTGGTGGACGACGCCACGGTGGCGATCGAGAACACCTACCGGCTGTTCGAGGAGGGCGAGGAGTTCCGCGAGAGCGTGGTGCACGGCGCCGCCGGCATCGCCAAGCCCGCGCTGATCTCGACGCTGGCGATCTGCGCGGCCTTCACGGCGGTGTTCGCCCTGACCGACACGCCGAAGTATCTGTTCACCCCGCAGGCACTCGCGGTCGTGTTCGCGATGCTGACCTCCTACCTGCTGTCCCGGACCCTGGTTCCGCTGCTCATCGACGTGATCGTGGCGCCGGAATACCGGCAGAAGCACGCCAAGGATCGGAGTGAGCATGAGCCGCCGCGGCGGGGCCGGATCGCGCGCGCCGTCGGCCTGATCGGCGCCCCGGTGATGCGGCTCGCCGGCCGGATCCACGGCGCCTTCGAGCGCGGGTTCGCGCGGTTTCACAGGAGCTATGTCGGCCTGCTGCACGCGGTACTGCGCCACCGGATCGTCACCCTGGGGGTCGCCGGCTTCGTGCTCGGGATGACCGGCGTGCTGTTCACCTTCGTCGGGCAGGATTACTTCCCGCAGATCGAGGCGAGCCAGATGACCATGCATCTGCGCACCCGCACCGGCATGCGTATCGAGACCGCCCGGCAGGTCTTCGCCGAGGTCGAGGACACGGTCCGCGAGGTCATCCCGCCCGGCGAGGTCGACCAGATCCTCCAGAACCTCGGCCTGCCGTCGAACAACTACAATTTCGCGTTCTCGGACGGCTCGTTCGTCTCCTACAACGACGGGCAGATGCTCATCAGCCTCAAGGAGGGCCACGGCTCGGCGGCGGGCTACACCAAGCGGCTGCGCGCGGTGCTGATGAAGCGCTTCCCCGACATGGTCGTCTACTTCCAGCCCGCCGACATGATCACCCAGATCCTGAACTTCGGCGTCATCACGCCGATCGACGTGCAGGTCTCCGGGCGGCACAAGGAGAAGGACCTGGAGGTCGCCCAGCGCATCGTCCAGCGGCTGAAGCACACCAAGGGACTGGTGGACGTCCACCTGCAGCAGATCGTCAACGAGCCGCAATTCTACGTCGATGTCGACCGGCGCCTCGCCTCCGAACTCGGCCTGACCGAGCAGCAGGTGGCGCAGAACATGAACATCTCGCTCTCGGGCAGCTACCAGGTGACGCCCAACTTCTGGCCCGATCCGAAGACCGGCATCCCCTATCAGCTCTGGGTGCAGACGCCCGAGTACCGCAACAGCTCGCTGAACGACCTGCGCAACACGCCGATGTTCGTGCGCGCGGCCGCGACCTCCGGCTCCGGCCCCGGGGTGCTGACGCTTCTCTCCAGCCTCGCCGACCTGCGCCGGACGCCGACGCAGACCATGATCAGCCACGTCAACATCCAGCCGACCTTCGACATCTACGCCGCGGTGCAGGACCGGGATCTCGGATCCGTGGCGCGGGACATCGACGCCATCGTGCAGGACGAGCAGAAGAACCTGGAGGCGCCCGACAAGATCGCGGTGCGCGGTCAGATCGAGAACATGCGCTCGGCCTTCTTCCGGCTGGAGATCGGCCTCGGCATCGCGCTGATCGCCGTCTATCTGCTGATGGCGGTGAACTACCAGAGCTGGGGCGACCCGTTCGTGGTCATCGCCGCCCTGCCGATGGCGTTCTGCGGCATCACCTTCGCGCTGTTCGTGACCGGCACGACCTTCTCGATCCCGTCGATCTTCGGGGCGATCATGTCGGTGGGCATCGCCTCGGCGAACTCGATCCTGCTCGTGACCTTCGCCAAGGAGCACCGGGAGGAGACGGGCTGCGGCGCCCTGGAGGCGGCGATCACGGCGGGCGAGACCCGGCTGCGGCCGGTGCTGATGACCGCCTCGGCGATGTTTCTGGGGTTGATCCCGATGGCCTTGGGCACCGGCGAGGGGGGCGAGCAGAACGCCGCCCTCGCCCGCGCCGTGATGGGCGGCATCGCCTTCGCGACGCCGGCGACGCTGCTGCTGGTGCCGTTCCTCTACGTGCTGATGCGCGGCGGGACGGCGCAGCCGGTGCAGGATTACCTGGAGCCGGAGGGGCAGCCGGCGGCGGGGTAG
- the cynS gene encoding cyanase, with the protein MKREDLTEKLLDIKREKGWSWKHIHEAIGGLSPFLITAACMGQMKLPKAQAKRAAELFGLTEAEERMLNEPPYRGSIPTMPPTDPLIYRFYELVMVYGTTFKELIQEEFGDGIMSAIDFNMDMAREANNKGDRVKLTMSGKFLPYKYYGNDDETPEYGFKEG; encoded by the coding sequence ATGAAGCGCGAGGACCTCACCGAGAAGCTGCTCGACATCAAGCGCGAGAAGGGCTGGAGCTGGAAGCACATCCACGAGGCGATCGGCGGCCTCTCGCCGTTCCTGATCACGGCGGCCTGCATGGGCCAGATGAAGCTGCCGAAGGCACAGGCGAAGCGCGCGGCCGAGCTGTTCGGGCTGACCGAGGCGGAGGAGCGGATGCTCAACGAGCCGCCCTACCGCGGCTCGATCCCCACGATGCCGCCGACCGACCCGCTGATCTACCGGTTCTACGAGCTGGTGATGGTCTACGGCACGACCTTCAAGGAGCTGATCCAGGAGGAGTTCGGCGACGGCATCATGTCGGCGATCGACTTCAACATGGACATGGCCCGGGAGGCCAACAACAAGGGCGACCGGGTGAAGCTCACCATGTCGGGCAAGTTCCTGCCGTACAAGTATTACGGCAACGACGATGAGACGCCGGAATACGGGTTCAAGGAGGGCTGA
- a CDS encoding bifunctional tRNA (adenosine(37)-N6)-threonylcarbamoyltransferase complex ATPase subunit type 1 TsaE/phosphotransferase gives MGGDEQDGHTADGAPGASAPPAPWEFVLPEETATEDLGLFLSEFLLPGDVVALSGGLGGGKTTLARAVIRELAGAPRLEVPSPTFTLIQPYTARDGRAIIHADLYRLRDPDELVELGFDEMAEGAITLIEWPDRMPPRDGPVLTVDLSLRAEFGPEARLARVDGTGGMRARLDRARAVRRLLDRSGWDIAERTLMQGDASSRAYERLTKPDGTSAVLMIAPPRPDGPPVRDGKTYSAIVHLAESVHAFVALDRGLRALGFSAPRIYGEDLAEGLLILEDLGTEPVVEAGAPRPERYSEAVRLLAKLHATPLPSVLPVADGIEHVLPPYDVEALLFEAELMPDWYAPAIRDVTLSAAARGAFVDLWREALQGAVPDRPTWTLRDYHSPNLIWLPERDGLERVGLIDFQDAVMGHPAYDVASLLQDARVDTSAEFELRLLGLYARERRGKDPAFDVGAFATAYALLAAQRATKILGIFARLDRRDGKPGYLAHLPRIEGYLARNLAHPALAGLRAWHGDHLPGLVAPAPEP, from the coding sequence TTGGGCGGAGACGAACAAGACGGGCACACGGCCGACGGGGCACCGGGCGCATCCGCGCCGCCGGCCCCGTGGGAATTCGTGTTGCCGGAGGAGACGGCCACCGAGGATCTCGGACTGTTCCTGTCCGAGTTCCTGCTGCCGGGCGACGTCGTGGCGCTCTCGGGCGGCCTCGGCGGTGGCAAGACGACGCTCGCCCGCGCGGTGATCCGCGAGCTGGCCGGCGCGCCGCGGCTTGAGGTGCCGAGCCCGACCTTCACGCTGATCCAGCCCTACACGGCCCGCGACGGCCGCGCGATCATCCACGCCGACCTCTACCGGCTGCGCGACCCCGACGAGCTGGTGGAGCTCGGCTTCGACGAGATGGCCGAAGGCGCGATCACCCTGATCGAGTGGCCGGACCGGATGCCGCCCCGCGACGGCCCGGTGCTCACCGTCGACCTGTCCCTGCGGGCGGAGTTCGGACCCGAGGCCCGGCTCGCCCGGGTCGACGGCACCGGCGGCATGCGCGCGCGCCTGGACCGGGCCCGGGCGGTACGCCGGCTCCTCGACCGGAGCGGCTGGGACATCGCCGAGCGCACGCTGATGCAGGGGGACGCCTCCTCCCGCGCCTACGAGCGCCTGACCAAGCCCGATGGTACCAGCGCCGTGCTGATGATCGCGCCGCCCCGGCCGGACGGGCCGCCCGTGCGCGACGGCAAGACCTACAGCGCGATCGTCCATCTGGCCGAGAGCGTCCACGCCTTCGTGGCCCTCGACCGCGGCCTTCGGGCGCTCGGCTTCTCGGCGCCCAGGATCTACGGCGAGGACCTTGCCGAGGGGCTGCTGATCCTGGAGGATCTCGGCACCGAGCCCGTGGTGGAGGCCGGCGCCCCCCGGCCCGAGCGCTATTCCGAGGCCGTGCGGCTGCTCGCCAAGCTCCACGCCACGCCGCTGCCCTCGGTCCTGCCGGTGGCGGACGGGATCGAGCACGTGCTGCCGCCCTACGACGTCGAGGCCCTGCTGTTCGAGGCGGAGTTGATGCCCGACTGGTACGCGCCGGCGATCCGCGACGTCACGCTGTCGGCGGCGGCGCGGGGCGCCTTCGTGGACCTGTGGCGCGAGGCCCTGCAGGGCGCGGTCCCGGACCGGCCGACCTGGACCCTGCGTGACTACCACTCGCCGAACCTGATCTGGCTGCCGGAACGGGACGGGCTGGAGCGGGTCGGCCTGATCGACTTCCAGGACGCCGTGATGGGCCACCCGGCCTACGACGTCGCATCGCTGCTGCAGGATGCCCGGGTCGATACCAGCGCGGAGTTCGAGCTGCGGCTGCTCGGCCTCTACGCCCGCGAGCGCCGGGGGAAGGATCCGGCTTTCGATGTCGGCGCCTTCGCCACCGCCTACGCGCTGCTGGCCGCGCAGCGCGCCACCAAGATCCTCGGCATCTTCGCCCGGCTCGATCGGCGCGACGGCAAGCCCGGCTACCTCGCCCACCTGCCGCGGATCGAGGGTTACCTCGCGCGCAACCTCGCCCATCCGGCGCTGGCTGGGCTGCGGGCCTGGCACGGGGACCATCTGCCGGGCCTCGTCGCCCCCGCCCCCGAACCCTGA
- a CDS encoding nucleotidyltransferase family protein, with protein MSEPVPAVSRAFVLAAGLGKRMRPVTATVPKPLVEVAGKALLDHALDRIDEAGIGTAIVNVHYLADLIEGHLARRAEGGAAGPATRVSDERAALLETGGGIRKALPMLGDAPFVVLNSDSFWLEGPASNLRRLIETWDGARMDGLLLVAPTATSLGYEGAGDFVMDPDGRLERRGEREVAPFIYAGVAILNPALFADTPEGAFSLNLLFDRAITKGRLFGMRLDGQWLHVGTPEAIRAAEERVKASARIL; from the coding sequence ATGAGCGAGCCCGTTCCCGCCGTCAGCCGCGCCTTCGTCCTGGCCGCGGGCCTGGGCAAGCGCATGCGGCCGGTGACCGCCACGGTGCCGAAACCCCTGGTGGAGGTGGCCGGCAAGGCGCTCCTCGACCACGCCCTGGACCGGATAGACGAGGCCGGGATCGGGACCGCGATCGTCAACGTCCACTATCTCGCCGACCTCATCGAGGGCCATCTCGCCCGCCGGGCTGAAGGGGGCGCCGCAGGACCGGCCACGCGCGTGTCCGACGAGCGGGCGGCGCTCCTGGAGACCGGCGGCGGCATCCGCAAGGCGCTGCCGATGCTGGGGGACGCGCCCTTCGTGGTGCTGAACTCGGACTCGTTCTGGCTCGAAGGGCCGGCCTCGAACCTGCGGCGGCTGATCGAGACCTGGGACGGCGCGCGCATGGACGGTCTCCTGCTGGTGGCGCCCACCGCCACGAGCCTCGGCTACGAGGGCGCCGGGGATTTCGTGATGGATCCGGACGGCCGCCTGGAGCGGCGCGGCGAGCGCGAGGTGGCGCCCTTCATCTACGCGGGCGTGGCGATCCTGAACCCGGCGCTGTTTGCCGACACGCCGGAGGGCGCCTTCTCGCTCAACCTGCTGTTCGACCGGGCGATCACGAAGGGCCGGCTGTTCGGCATGCGCCTCGACGGCCAGTGGCTGCATGTCGGCACCCCGGAGGCGATCCGGGCCGCGGAGGAGCGGGTGAAGGCGAGCGCGCGGATCCTGTAG